TTTGGTGCTTGTGTCCGCCAAACGCGTTTCAAGGCTGTATTGCGGGAAATCCCTGCACTTTGATCAAGCACCGTTATCTTGCCACCCTTTTGGGCAATGATCACAAATACCGCTTTATGCTGTTTGGTTTGTCCCGCCACGGTCAAATAACTATGTTTGCGATTAAACCAATAAAAATCATCCACCGTCGTGACGTGCGCATATTTCTCAGCTAAAGAAACAGCTTCGCGCCGTGCCGTCACTGCAGGCTTATTAGCGGCATGATAAATGAATAACGCACTGACAATGATCAATAAAATCACGCCAATTAAACTATATGATTTCCAATGTTTTCGCATGATTTCCCCTCTACTTCACGATCAAGGTAACTTATTAGTAAAAAACACTAATAAGTTTCGATGTTACGAACGATGACCATTCTTGTGGCAAGGATCGTACCGCAAGAAACATGGCTCTACTTCACAATCAAGGTAACTTATTTAGCGAAAAGCGCTAATAAGTTTCGATGTTACGGACGATGACCATTCTTGTGGCAAGGATCGTACCGCAAGAAACATGGCTCTACTTCACGATCAGACTTTGATCAGTGACTATTCTTTTAACGAATTGGACCATAAAACCTACGCACAATTATTATAGCAGATTTTACAATAACATT
This is a stretch of genomic DNA from Loigolactobacillus coryniformis subsp. coryniformis KCTC 3167 = DSM 20001. It encodes these proteins:
- a CDS encoding DUF5590 domain-containing protein — encoded protein: MRKHWKSYSLIGVILLIIVSALFIYHAANKPAVTARREAVSLAEKYAHVTTVDDFYWFNRKHSYLTVAGQTKQHKAVFVIIAQKGGKITVLDQSAGISRNTALKRVWRTQAPKKVYNATLGLYHNKPVWEVSFADENGKLGYQTLAFKTGKSVKLIKNI